A portion of the Natronococcus sp. AD-5 genome contains these proteins:
- the metX gene encoding homoserine O-acetyltransferase MetX: MTTKETVDLGEFQFESGESIPSLEVAYETYGEFTGDNAVLICHALTGSAHVARRPDAGSETAGQARAWWGDVVGPGKAIDTTEYYVVCANVPGSCYGTTGPSSTNPETGEPYGAEFPPVTIGDWTRAQRRLLDALGVGRLRTVVGGSVGGMNVLDWLRRYPDDVERAAGVATAARLDAQCLALDTIARRAITSDPNWNGGHYYGGPEPEDGLARARQIGHVMYLSKASMARKFGRRSAGRETVREGPPDPAGAFFPYREVESYLDYQAEKFTDRFDANSYLYLTRAMDDFDLSAGYESDADALAAFEGELLLLSFTGDWHFTVEQAEAVAEAGRAAGVDVAHHVVESDHGHDAFLVEPEKVGPPLSELLSTGLEGRMISDTEPDSDEDESFAPVHTSLFSR, translated from the coding sequence GTGACGACGAAGGAGACGGTCGATCTCGGGGAGTTCCAGTTCGAGTCCGGGGAGTCGATCCCGAGCCTCGAGGTCGCCTACGAGACCTACGGCGAGTTCACGGGCGACAACGCGGTGCTGATCTGTCACGCCCTGACCGGCAGCGCGCACGTCGCTCGCCGGCCCGACGCGGGGAGCGAGACCGCCGGCCAGGCGCGAGCCTGGTGGGGCGACGTCGTCGGTCCCGGAAAGGCGATCGACACCACCGAGTACTACGTCGTCTGCGCGAACGTGCCGGGCTCGTGCTACGGAACGACGGGCCCCTCGAGCACGAATCCGGAGACCGGCGAACCCTACGGCGCGGAGTTCCCGCCGGTCACGATCGGCGACTGGACGCGCGCCCAGCGGCGGCTGCTCGACGCGCTCGGCGTCGGTCGGCTCCGCACAGTCGTCGGCGGCAGCGTCGGCGGGATGAACGTCCTGGACTGGCTGCGGCGCTATCCCGACGACGTCGAGCGGGCCGCGGGGGTCGCGACCGCGGCCCGGCTCGACGCCCAGTGTCTCGCGCTCGATACGATCGCCCGCCGGGCGATCACGAGCGATCCCAACTGGAACGGCGGCCACTACTACGGGGGGCCGGAGCCGGAGGACGGACTCGCTCGAGCCCGCCAGATCGGCCACGTCATGTACCTCTCGAAGGCCTCGATGGCCCGGAAGTTCGGCCGCCGCTCGGCCGGCCGCGAGACGGTTCGCGAGGGGCCGCCGGACCCCGCAGGCGCCTTCTTCCCGTACCGCGAGGTCGAGTCCTACCTCGACTACCAGGCCGAGAAGTTCACCGACCGCTTCGACGCGAACAGCTACCTCTACCTGACCCGGGCGATGGACGACTTCGACCTCTCGGCGGGGTACGAATCCGACGCCGACGCGCTGGCGGCGTTCGAGGGCGAACTCCTCTTGCTCTCGTTCACCGGCGACTGGCACTTCACCGTCGAGCAGGCCGAGGCGGTCGCCGAGGCCGGCCGCGCGGCCGGCGTCGACGTCGCGCACCACGTCGTCGAGTCGGACCACGGCCACGACGCGTTCCTCGTGGAACCGGAGAAGGTCGGCCCGCCGCTGTCGGAATTGCTCTCGACGGGACTCGAGGGCCGGATGATCTCCGACACCGAACCGGACTCCGACGAGGACGAATCGTTCGCGCCGGTTCACACGAGCCTCTTCTCGAGGTAA
- a CDS encoding O-acetylhomoserine aminocarboxypropyltransferase/cysteine synthase family protein: MSNDASDGRDEPSDRRFGTRSVHAGQSPDPETGAMAPPLYQTTSYVFEDADTAAELYALEGEGYIYSRISNPTVETLEDRLASLEGGAGAVATASGMAALDSAVLVLAEAGDNVVCSTDTYGGTTAYFAKTASRRDIETRFVPTLEYEEYERAIDEDTAFVHVETVGNPSLVTPDFERVAEIAHENGVPLVVDNTFATPALCRPLEHGADVVWESTTKWLHGSGTTVGGVLVDGGSFPWGEHGYEEIAGQNPAYHDVDFSRDFPEAPFAEAVRFRSLRSLGNQQSPFDAWQTLQGLESLPLRVEKHCENAAIVAEYLDEHEDVAWVTHPGLESHPTHDNASRYLSDYGGMIAFGLEGADGSDPSARGTTSRAGYEAGKRFCESVEVAQFLANIGDAKTLVIHPASTTHGQLTPEEQEEAGVTPDLVRMSVGIEDPEDILADLEHAIDAATRVRRGG; this comes from the coding sequence ATGAGCAACGACGCGAGCGACGGGCGCGACGAGCCGTCCGATCGCCGATTCGGGACGCGAAGCGTCCACGCCGGACAGTCCCCCGATCCGGAGACGGGCGCGATGGCGCCGCCGCTCTACCAGACGACCTCGTACGTCTTCGAGGACGCCGATACCGCGGCGGAGCTCTACGCGCTCGAGGGCGAGGGCTACATCTACTCGCGGATCTCTAACCCGACCGTCGAGACCCTCGAGGACCGTCTGGCTTCCCTCGAGGGCGGAGCCGGAGCGGTCGCGACCGCGAGCGGGATGGCCGCGCTGGACTCGGCCGTCCTCGTGCTCGCCGAGGCGGGGGACAACGTGGTCTGCTCGACGGACACCTACGGCGGGACGACGGCCTACTTCGCGAAGACGGCCTCCCGCCGGGACATCGAGACGCGATTCGTCCCGACGCTCGAGTACGAGGAGTACGAACGGGCGATCGACGAGGACACCGCCTTCGTCCACGTCGAGACCGTCGGGAACCCGTCGCTCGTCACGCCCGACTTCGAGCGGGTCGCCGAGATCGCCCACGAGAACGGCGTTCCCCTCGTCGTCGACAACACGTTCGCGACGCCGGCGCTCTGTCGCCCGCTCGAGCACGGCGCCGACGTCGTCTGGGAGTCGACCACCAAGTGGCTCCACGGCTCGGGCACGACGGTCGGCGGCGTCCTCGTCGACGGGGGCTCGTTCCCCTGGGGCGAGCACGGCTACGAGGAGATCGCGGGTCAGAACCCCGCCTACCACGACGTCGACTTCTCGCGGGACTTCCCCGAGGCGCCGTTCGCGGAGGCGGTCCGGTTCCGCTCGCTCCGGAGCCTGGGCAACCAGCAGTCGCCGTTCGACGCCTGGCAGACCCTGCAGGGCCTCGAGAGCCTGCCGCTGCGCGTCGAGAAGCACTGCGAGAACGCCGCGATCGTCGCCGAGTACCTGGACGAGCACGAGGACGTCGCCTGGGTTACCCATCCGGGGCTCGAGTCCCATCCCACGCACGACAACGCCTCCCGGTACCTCTCGGACTACGGCGGGATGATCGCGTTCGGTCTCGAGGGCGCTGACGGGTCGGACCCGTCCGCTCGCGGGACGACGTCCCGCGCAGGCTACGAGGCGGGCAAGCGCTTCTGCGAGAGCGTCGAGGTCGCCCAGTTCCTCGCGAACATCGGCGACGCGAAGACGCTGGTGATCCACCCCGCGAGCACCACCCACGGCCAGCTCACCCCAGAGGAACAGGAGGAGGCGGGCGTCACGCCGGATCTCGTCCGGATGTCCGTCGGAATCGAGGATCCCGAGGACATCCTCGCGGATCTCGAGCACGCTATCGACGCCGCTACGCGCGTGCGTCGAGGGGGATAA
- a CDS encoding MFS transporter, whose amino-acid sequence MHSSDRDRVVLAAVVFAVLFSQVLLYPGVATLVGTLGADATSSTFAETALDASMWFLVSEFAAYVAFVGVWGLASDVTGRRQPFVVVGALAGAAGYGVLAVVPAIGSVPFEGVLLLRVVQGAMTIGAFSLTMTMLMDLEGGHGRNMGAAGIAIGLGAALGAPVGGQLTELDPIAPLVVAAALLVCVGALVSIAPDRPPSERRGARALVDGISRRPSLTIPYAFGFVDRLTAGFFALVGTLYFQESFGLGPGATGLVLACFFAPFALLQYPMGVLSDRIGRTIPIVVGSLCYGAGILAVGAAPSVGVVVATMLVVGVLGALIAPATMALVTDLAHESERGVAMAGFNLAGSLGFLGGFLVGGTIAGGYGYDRAFLVVGGLEIAIALVAVPAFLRLSIDRNERFRTSDHGDG is encoded by the coding sequence GTGCACTCGAGTGACCGCGACCGGGTCGTGCTCGCCGCCGTCGTCTTCGCCGTGCTGTTCTCGCAGGTGTTGCTCTACCCGGGCGTGGCCACGCTCGTCGGGACGCTGGGCGCGGACGCGACGAGTTCGACGTTCGCGGAGACCGCCCTCGACGCGAGCATGTGGTTTCTCGTGAGCGAGTTCGCCGCCTACGTCGCTTTCGTCGGCGTCTGGGGGCTCGCGAGCGACGTGACGGGGCGGCGACAGCCCTTCGTCGTGGTCGGCGCGCTGGCCGGCGCGGCCGGCTACGGCGTCCTCGCCGTCGTACCCGCGATCGGATCGGTCCCGTTCGAGGGCGTGTTGCTCCTGCGCGTCGTCCAGGGGGCGATGACCATCGGCGCGTTCTCGCTGACGATGACCATGCTGATGGACCTCGAGGGCGGCCACGGCCGCAACATGGGCGCGGCCGGGATCGCCATCGGCCTCGGCGCCGCCCTGGGCGCGCCCGTTGGCGGGCAGCTGACGGAACTCGACCCGATCGCTCCGCTGGTGGTCGCCGCCGCCCTGCTGGTCTGCGTCGGCGCGCTCGTCTCGATCGCGCCGGATCGACCCCCGAGCGAGCGTCGGGGCGCTCGAGCGCTCGTCGACGGGATCAGTCGGCGGCCGTCCCTGACGATCCCGTACGCGTTCGGGTTCGTCGATCGGCTGACGGCGGGCTTCTTCGCCCTCGTCGGGACGCTCTACTTTCAGGAGTCGTTCGGGCTCGGCCCGGGCGCGACCGGGCTCGTTCTCGCGTGTTTCTTCGCCCCGTTCGCGCTGTTGCAGTATCCGATGGGCGTGCTCTCGGATCGGATCGGCCGCACGATCCCCATCGTCGTCGGCTCGCTGTGTTACGGCGCCGGCATCCTCGCCGTCGGCGCCGCGCCGTCGGTCGGGGTCGTCGTCGCGACGATGCTCGTCGTCGGCGTGCTCGGCGCGCTGATCGCGCCGGCGACGATGGCGCTCGTCACCGACCTCGCCCACGAGAGCGAGCGCGGGGTCGCGATGGCCGGGTTCAACCTCGCCGGCAGCCTCGGCTTCCTCGGGGGCTTTCTCGTCGGCGGCACCATCGCCGGCGGGTACGGTTACGATCGGGCCTTTCTCGTCGTCGGGGGCCTCGAGATCGCGATCGCGCTCGTCGCCGTGCCCGCGTTTCTGCGGCTGTCGATCGATCGAAACGAGCGATTTCGCACGAGCGATCACGGCGACGGATGA
- a CDS encoding plastocyanin/azurin family copper-binding protein: protein MTRDNGVSRRTAIKLTGAAAATAVVAGCSDDEGNGGNGGNGGNGGNGGNGEDGGSEFNIEPDTEIVLEAQTSEWTGAEPSDIEGESNPTLVLQSGESYTIGWEEGDGSGHNIQIEDDNEEVVEDYETDVENEGGESQMIDFEASEEMANYVCEPHRGQMVGELKVEEGENGGNGEGGNETENGEGGNETENGGMGEDNETEEDGS from the coding sequence ATGACACGAGACAACGGTGTTTCACGGCGGACCGCGATCAAGCTGACCGGTGCTGCAGCCGCGACCGCCGTCGTCGCAGGATGTTCTGACGACGAAGGTAACGGTGGCAACGGCGGCAACGGCGGCAACGGCGGCAACGGCGGCAACGGCGAAGACGGGGGCAGCGAGTTCAATATCGAGCCCGACACGGAGATCGTGCTCGAGGCGCAGACCTCCGAGTGGACCGGCGCCGAGCCGTCCGACATCGAAGGCGAGTCGAACCCGACGCTGGTCCTCCAGTCCGGCGAGTCGTACACGATCGGCTGGGAGGAAGGTGACGGCAGCGGCCACAACATCCAGATCGAGGACGACAACGAGGAGGTCGTCGAAGACTACGAAACCGACGTCGAAAACGAAGGCGGCGAAAGCCAGATGATCGACTTCGAGGCCAGCGAGGAGATGGCCAACTACGTCTGCGAACCGCACCGTGGTCAAATGGTCGGCGAGCTGAAGGTCGAGGAAGGCGAGAACGGTGGGAACGGCGAAGGCGGTAACGAGACGGAGAACGGTGAAGGCGGTAACGAGACTGAAAACGGCGGCATGGGCGAAGACAACGAGACGGAAGAAGACGGATCGTAA
- a CDS encoding DMT family transporter, producing the protein MTSQRDIFLFVALAVAWGTAFGAIEIGLATLPPILFAALRLDGAVLLFTVAVAALGYEWRPRTREDWFTIAISGGLIVGGHYGLLFLGQSYVSSAVAAIVLSLTPIVTPPLALALLPRERIRAPAVVGLVVGLAGVVVIALSGGSIDGKVLGVALLFGSSFVFAIGSVLTERTRGTLPLLPLQTWAMAVGASMLHALSFAHPGETIVSTLATAWTPETVAALAYLAVVSTAGGFLAYFVLLERVGASELSLVNYASPVVAAVVGWALLGESITLATIAGFGLILAGFALCKIDALWKLGAPAAGYGPTRSAAVAARADDIVVDGNVYVTSTDRYAGPVQSAD; encoded by the coding sequence ATGACTTCACAGCGAGATATCTTCCTCTTCGTTGCGCTCGCGGTCGCCTGGGGAACCGCGTTCGGAGCGATCGAGATCGGCCTGGCGACGTTGCCGCCGATCCTCTTCGCCGCGCTTCGACTCGACGGTGCGGTCCTCCTCTTTACCGTCGCCGTCGCGGCGCTCGGCTACGAGTGGCGGCCGCGAACGCGGGAGGACTGGTTCACGATCGCGATCTCCGGCGGACTGATCGTCGGGGGTCACTACGGACTGCTGTTCCTCGGTCAGTCGTACGTCTCGAGCGCCGTCGCCGCGATCGTGCTCAGCCTGACGCCGATCGTGACGCCGCCGCTCGCGCTCGCGCTCCTCCCTCGCGAACGGATCCGCGCCCCCGCGGTCGTCGGCCTCGTCGTCGGCCTCGCCGGCGTCGTCGTCATCGCCCTGTCGGGCGGCTCGATCGACGGCAAGGTGCTCGGCGTCGCCCTGCTGTTCGGCTCGTCGTTCGTCTTCGCGATCGGCTCGGTCCTGACCGAACGAACGCGCGGGACGCTCCCGCTGCTGCCGCTCCAGACGTGGGCGATGGCGGTCGGTGCGAGCATGCTCCACGCGCTGAGCTTCGCACACCCCGGCGAGACCATCGTCTCGACGCTGGCGACGGCGTGGACGCCCGAGACGGTCGCCGCGCTCGCGTACCTGGCCGTCGTCTCCACCGCGGGCGGCTTCCTCGCGTACTTCGTCCTGCTCGAGCGGGTCGGCGCGAGCGAACTCAGCCTGGTCAACTACGCCTCGCCCGTCGTCGCGGCGGTCGTCGGCTGGGCGCTCCTGGGCGAGTCGATCACGCTCGCGACGATCGCCGGCTTCGGACTGATCCTGGCCGGCTTCGCCCTGTGTAAGATCGACGCGCTCTGGAAACTCGGAGCCCCCGCGGCCGGCTACGGACCGACTCGGTCCGCGGCCGTGGCGGCCAGGGCCGACGATATCGTGGTCGACGGCAACGTCTACGTCACCAGTACCGACCGCTACGCCGGGCCGGTACAGTCGGCGGACTGA
- a CDS encoding pyridoxal-phosphate-dependent aminotransferase family protein, with protein MTEKREYRDDYPDKTLYIPGPTEVREDVIEAMCEPMFGHRMDRMTDLYTTIVEDTREFLGTDSDVIVLTGSGTEFMESSILNLVDENVLVTTCGSFSERQANVAERLGKTVDTLEYEWGQAVKPEDVREALEESETEYDVVTCVMNESSTGVRNPVEEIGDVVAEYPDTYFVVDAVSSLGGDYVDIDEHGIDVIFTSVQKAFAMPPGLAVCVVSDDAYERELEKESASWYGGFQRTLDYYDRKGQTHSTPAIPVMLAYRKQMKHMLEESHDARDRRHREMAEYTREWAREHFDMFPEEGYESQTVSCIENTQGIDVAETIDAVSEEYDMVFSNGYGSVLGEETFRIGHMGEHDVESIKALTDAIEDVAGL; from the coding sequence GTGACCGAAAAACGCGAATACAGAGACGACTATCCCGACAAGACGCTGTACATCCCGGGCCCGACCGAGGTGCGCGAGGACGTCATCGAGGCGATGTGCGAGCCGATGTTCGGCCACCGGATGGACCGTATGACGGACCTCTACACGACCATCGTCGAGGATACGAGGGAGTTCCTCGGCACCGACAGCGACGTCATCGTTCTCACCGGCTCGGGGACCGAATTCATGGAGAGTTCGATCCTCAACCTCGTCGACGAGAACGTGCTCGTGACGACCTGCGGCAGCTTCAGCGAGCGACAGGCCAACGTCGCCGAACGGCTGGGCAAGACCGTCGATACGCTCGAGTACGAGTGGGGGCAGGCCGTCAAGCCCGAGGACGTTCGCGAGGCGCTCGAGGAGAGCGAAACGGAGTACGACGTCGTCACCTGCGTGATGAACGAGAGTTCGACCGGGGTCCGCAACCCCGTCGAGGAGATCGGCGACGTCGTCGCCGAGTACCCGGACACCTACTTCGTCGTCGACGCCGTCTCGTCGCTGGGCGGCGACTACGTCGACATCGACGAACACGGCATCGACGTCATCTTCACGTCGGTTCAGAAGGCGTTCGCCATGCCGCCGGGCCTCGCCGTGTGCGTCGTCAGCGACGACGCCTACGAGCGCGAACTCGAGAAAGAGTCGGCGTCGTGGTACGGGGGCTTCCAGCGCACGCTCGACTACTACGACCGGAAGGGCCAGACTCACTCCACGCCGGCGATTCCGGTCATGCTCGCGTATCGAAAGCAGATGAAACACATGCTCGAGGAGAGCCACGACGCGCGCGACCGGCGCCACCGCGAGATGGCCGAGTACACCCGCGAGTGGGCCCGCGAGCACTTCGATATGTTCCCCGAGGAGGGCTACGAGTCCCAGACGGTGAGCTGTATCGAGAACACGCAGGGGATCGACGTCGCCGAGACCATCGACGCCGTCTCCGAGGAGTACGACATGGTCTTCTCGAATGGCTACGGGTCGGTGCTCGGCGAGGAGACGTTCCGCATCGGGCACATGGGCGAACACGACGTCGAATCGATCAAGGCGCTGACCGACGCTATCGAAGACGTCGCGGGACTGTAA